A stretch of DNA from Takifugu flavidus isolate HTHZ2018 chromosome 13, ASM371156v2, whole genome shotgun sequence:
GTTGCAGTACCAGCTTTTACCACAAACTTACATACTGCTCCTTCAAatgagaatgtgtttacttaaGAGAGGACGTGTGTATAATTAGCTGCAATCCAAAGTCTTGAGAAGTGCGAGACATGCAGTCTAAAGTGCTCCGGTATATCAACACAATTAGAAAATACTaatgtcacaaaaacacaccttctGAAGTGAAGTTCCTTTGTCAACATAATAAATTGGATCATACCGTTTCTGTGACATTTCCATATCCATGTAGTTTTGAAGAATGACTTACACCAGAATTATACCTGCACTTTATTTGCATCCATCAACTTGCTAAAACAGAATACCTGCACCTCCCACTCAGGTATTCCTCATGAATAGTTATGGAATTCTCAGACTTCtccaatgaaaaaaaacatctaattTTATAGTTTTACTCTTTTTCAGGACCTGCCTGGTACGAGTATGTGTGTTGTGCTCTGCCCTTCCTACTCCTAATGGACTCAATTACCCTCATATGTCTCGACCAATTATAATTCCATAGTTGGAATCCTGTAAAACTTTAATTAGTGACAAGTGAACTTTGGCTGTACAAAACCTAGAGCTTGATATTGACTATATAATGCAGTTCTAACTATTCCTTACAGAAACACCACAGTCAGATACTACAAAAGAAAGAGACCTTGTCTTGTGTAGTTCCTGAAACATGTTTATTTGCTGTCCCAGCAAGGTTAGTTTGGCTATTTAACATCGTGATCTAACTTGGACCTTCAAACTGTACGGTTTTGGGGTCTGGGTGACTCCAAAAACAGGAGTTAGATCTGGTTCTTCTGCATCCTCAGGCCAGATGAATCTAAATTTTCTAAGAAGTGACACCAGGATGATGAAAAGCTCCATACGTGCCAGACCTTCCCCAAGACATACCCGAGGACCTGCAGGTCATTCAGTGAAAAGGAAAATTATCATCCACTCACCACTGTGTTGACGGCAAGCTAAGCAAATTATGTTGGTCCATAAACTATTAGACCATCAGAGGTTAAGAGAATTAGACCCAATTCCAAAATGTAAAGAGACGAGACCATAATACATGGTTATGAATACTTGACATAAATACTAGTTAGTTACCTTTGCCTACTAAGTTAATCTTGTCACTGCCTCACTTACCAGTAGAGAAAGGCATAAAAGCTTCTGGCTGTACAAACTCTCCGTTCTCATTGAGGAAGTTTTCAGGGTTGAATTCATGAGAAGATTTCCACTGTCCCTTTTCGTTCAGCACCGACGAAAGATTAGGGATGATTAAGGTTCCCTGAAGAAACAGAACCAAAAATGTCTATGTAGATGGAAAGAGTTGGACAAGATCCATTTGAGATCCTCTTTCGAGTGGTCTTGATGAGAGCACTTCTGTGTAAAGTCCTTTGCCCAATCATTTTATCTGTAGCCTCTCTCACTGATTTTTGACGTCAGTACTGCTTGTGCTGAATCTTCATGTTTTAGAAGGTTTGTACTGGACTTATCTAAAGGATTTCAACATTTACTTGTTAACAGATTTAATGGGGTGTGCAACAAATTAAAGTCTTTAGGATTCAATCCATTACCTTTAACATTTATACACATATAACTCAGTTGTAGGTTAATGAGTCTGAGGGTGATATTCATGTCTATTTCTACATTCTACAAAAAACAAACTTACTTTGGGTATGGAGTATCCCATGAGTTCTGTGTCTCTGGTAGTGCAGTGGAAAACACTCAGCGGAACAGTGTTAGCTGTCCTCTGGATCTCATGAATAACAGCCTACATTCACAGAAGAAGCAGATGGATGAATGTAGAAATGCAATATCTCATTAAGGAAATATCAAAAAAATCACCATGATTTGCTTCATCATCATACCTGCACATAGGGCATCTGCACTCTGTCTTCAAAACTGACTTCATTTTTACCCTGCATAACTTTGTCAATTTCTTGCTGACAATACTCTGAGGAATACAGGGACACAATATACATAAGGGTCCCAGTAACAAACGACAGCTTTGCTAAATGCTATTAAAGCTACAATGCTGTTCAGTGCGGTAGCACTTTCTTTGGACTCATAGGCAAGCTAATGCTATTGTAACAGCAGTGTTAACAAACAGCTCATAACTCATAAAAGGAATAGACAGAAACCACATTAGGAGCAAACAATAAGGCGAGATATTTAATTTGTTGTATAGTTCAAATAGGCCAAACAACTATACGACCAATCGTATTTATTTACTGTAAATGGATTGTGAAAAAATTGTGATCACAAAATTTAGATTGCCACAATGATAAAACAATATAGTACGACGTAAACTCAGAAACACGACTGGATGCACTGCAGTTTGCCAAGAGACAATCCCTACACAGACCCCCTATAGGCAATGCAGAAAGGGAACAGGACAGAAGACTATTCAGCTCTAACCCTCATTATTGGGAGATTTGGCACAAATCACAGTTGGGACCATATTAAGATATATAATAAATGTGctcatttttgttctttctttctttttcagtctttttgaAGTCTTTAAGACTGCAAAGCAGAAAATGCAGGAAACAGTTTAGCCTAGCTTTAATTTGTTTAGTATATTTAATTTTGGGTTCTAGTGAATTGGCCATCTAGTACTGTAGATACTATGGCTAGTATTATTCCCCAATACTATACATCCCAGTGGAAGAGTATATCTTgcttactaaaaaaaaaagaatggaatTCTACATACCTTGTATATGTGGATACTTCATGAGGTAAAGCAACCCAGAAAGCAGGGTGTTAGCTGTTGTGTCAGTCCCAGCAAAATGAAGATCCAAGATAATGGCACATAACTGGTCTTCAGAAAAGAAGGCCTCATCGCCCCTCTTTTTATTCAGAGAAAAATAGCGAATTAACAAAAACTGTACATAATTTGTATCTCACTAGACAGGACGGCAACACAAAACTCACCTTTTCCAGCTCATCCAAGTAGGCATCAACAAAATGTCGTGGTTTGCCCGGAACTCTTGTCTTTTTGGTTTCAACAAACATCTCCAAATATCTTTCATGGGACatcttttaaataaagttttccaGTTATTTATTGTGAAGTTGGATATTAAGAGTCCTTACAATGACAAAGTGTACAGTACCTTGAACATCTCAAAGCCTCTCTTGAAAGGCAGAGGTAAGTAGCGCACAGCAGGAAATGAGTCATAAAGCTGCATGGAAGAAAACGTTTTTCAAATTGATTCAAGTAATACGATAGTAAAGGTTAATAGAATGTGGAATAGTATAGCAGCTAAGATAAATATTGTTGTTCAGGGTAATGAACACTCATCATTGCAGTGAAGTTGAGCGTCAACCAGACCCTTACAATTTAATGCAAAGCCTGTCCTgaggcttctgtgtgtgtgtgtgtgtgtgtgtgtgtgtgtgtgtgtgtgtgtgtgcg
This window harbors:
- the LOC130536346 gene encoding cytochrome P450 2F2-like, whose product is MLVSLALLLAAAFGLWVFFQIQRPKNFPPGPPPIPLFGNLLEIQLDNPIADLERLAKRYGNVYGLFLGSRPAVVIHGVSALKRALVNKSADFSDRAEDLFVRHAAHTKAQAPGVVLSPYNSGWREHRRFTLMTLRNFGLGKQSMEDRILGETRRVMEFLEQSDGEPINPETLFHKAASNIIFQVLFAKRFDNEDDSMKFFTNFFRETSKIINGPWSLLYDSFPAVRYLPLPFKRGFEMFKMSHERYLEMFVETKKTRVPGKPRHFVDAYLDELEKRGDEAFFSEDQLCAIILDLHFAGTDTTANTLLSGLLYLMKYPHIQEYCQQEIDKVMQGKNEVSFEDRVQMPYVQAVIHEIQRTANTVPLSVFHCTTRDTELMGYSIPKGTLIIPNLSSVLNEKGQWKSSHEFNPENFLNENGEFVQPEAFMPFSTGPRVCLGEGLARMELFIILVSLLRKFRFIWPEDAEEPDLTPVFGVTQTPKPYSLKVQVRSRC